The following DNA comes from Candidatus Nitrosotalea okcheonensis.
TACAGTCACTTTAAGAATAACCCACATCATATACAGCTGAATTGCAAGACATTACGCATGAAACAAAAAAACTCTCAAATGTTTCGCCTGAAGCAATCAATACATTGTACGATGATGGCAAGCTCCTCTTGTGTATGGGAAAATATGAAGAGGCATTACAGTGCTATGACAGGATTTTAGAAATATCCCCATCATCAAAAAGAGCAGAAGGCTACAAGGGACTGGCCTTATTCAAGCTGAAAAGGCATGCAGAAGCTTCACAGTGTTATGAAAGAGCACTAAGTTAGTAGAAAAATACTTGACACGTGCAATAAAGAAAAATCATCATAAATTATGCATCGTTTGGCAATATAGTAGAATACTGGATCATTGAGTACGAAGCCAGTCAATAGTACAGCACAAAAAGCATCAAAAAACATAGCAAAAAAAAGAACACTCCACTTGCTAAAACTGCTGACGAAAATCCAGTTCTACGACTGCACTAGGAAGGTGACTTGTCGTCCCTTGAGAGAATTTGTCAAATAGTATCAGACCAGCAGAGATCATTTTTATACAGATGCCTAATTTTCAATAAAGCCTCTGTTTTAGAAAGGGTTTTGTTGTAGGCATGTTGTCATGCCATGATTTGGTATGCATCTTTCATCAAAGGATTTCTTGTTTGGCATACATCACCATATGCATGACAGGGATGTGACATCCCTTCAGATTTTGAACCGCATTGTATGCATATGTGCTGCATGGCTTGCCTACATATAGCACATAGTGAATATTTTTTGAGAGTACCTCCGCATCGCCTACATGATTCGTACGACAGATTCCATCGTTCGGCATTTTTTATCTGAGATGAGTCATTCATTTTATTTGGTTTTTTTTAATAGGTATTAAATAGCACTACTTTGTGACAAGTCATGTTTTTAGATACAAATGTTCTATATACACAATTCAGTTTGAAAAAACATATCAACGCCTTAGAATCATATTTTAATTTCTCGATAAACTATATGTCATTATGTCATGATTTTTCTAGAATAATCTTCTATTTGTGCATTGATCGCAAAAATATCAGTATGAATTATCATACATATCTTATTTAGCATAAATTATTTTAAAACTATACAGTTTCAATTTACTAGTAGATTCTAATAGATAATTGCATCCATATTGTTTTACGTTATTGAATCCATACATGCAGATACTATAAACATGAAGAAACATAACAGGTACAGGAGTTATTGGCTAATACTAATTTTTTCCTTGATTCTCATATCATCATCACTTGTCATTACGCTGAGCAGCAAGACACTTACAAATACTGCGACGGGCACACTGGTACCCACCCAAATTGTTTCATTACATAATACAACAAGATCAACAGACCTATCCGCAAGGCTTGGGGGAAATGCAACTGGAATATACTATCCACTGTACAGCCTAAGCGAGCTTCCACAGGTGCTCGCAGCAAAACAAGCTTTTCCTAATGTACCGTTCATGGTAAACATAAATCCGTCATCAGGCCCTGGCTCTTCTGCTTCTGCAGCATGGGCAACTGCAATTACACAGCTCAAAAGCGCAGGAGCAGTAGTCACAGGCTATGTACCAACCGGATACGGCACAGGAAGAACGATATCAAACGTGGAAGGCATGATATCATCGTATAACCAGTTTTATCCAAACATGCTAGACGGCATAATGTTCGATGAGGTGTCAGGATCTTGCTCAGAGTTTAGCTTTTACCAGACAGTGTCAAACTATGCAAGATCACTTGGATATTCATACATACGGGCAAACCCAGGCAGTTCAATATGCCAGACAGATGTACCGCTCTTTAACCACATTGCAATATACGAGTCTGCGGGTTATCCAAGCGAGTCAACACTTGCATCAAATACCTACTATCCACAATATTCAAAAAGTGTAGTTGGTTTTGGTGCCACGGTGCACACCCAGCCAACATATGATCCCACCTGGCTCCACATGGCAACAAAATATCTAAAGTGGGTATACATCACAGACCAGACAGAGCCAAATCCATACGCTGTGTTCCCGGCATACTTTAACCAGTACCTGACTTATCTTACCATTCTACAGAAACATCATCATTTTCTATCAGTCAATGCAGTAGATACTGACGGTAGGCCAATTCATGGCATGGGCATTTGGCTTGAGATGCCTTCAGGGGACATTATAAAGAAAGCATTCACCCCCCATACATTTACCGTAAAGTCAGACGCACAGTACAGAGTTGTATTAGCAAACTTTAGAGAACATGTCTTTGATCATTGGCAGGATCAAACAAACAACACGGACAGGCATAGAATAATTTTCATTACAGGTAATACAACTCTAGTCGGAGTCTATCTTGAACAGTCATGCCATATTAACCAGATAAACAAATGTAATGAATCAGACTTTTGTCTACCATGGGATGGATTAGCATGGCACAATAAAGATCAAGATCATTGCGGTACAAACAGAACACAGTATTTCCACAGATAGGTACAACATCAAACTTGATGCAGAGTTGTAGAAGTAACTTGGCTTATTACTATATCTTACCTAGTATTTTTGATTCATATGATTTGACTAGAAAAAAATATAGAACAATATTAGAATAATATTAAATAAAATCCAAACAAATTTTTATTGTGAATATTCTAGCAATAGGAGCACATCCAGATGATATTGAGTTAGGATGCGGGGGACTTTTGATCAAGGCAGCAAGACAGGGACATGAAGTATCCATGTATACACTCACAAGAGGAGGAGCAGGCGGCAATCCAAGTGAGCGCACCGATGAGCTCAGACGTTCAGCAGAGTTCATTGGTGCAAAACATTTGTGGATTGACAACTTTGAGGATTCAAAGCTTAGCGTAACAAATGAACTGATAAATCATATAGAGTATTTTATAAACAAGGCTAATCCTGACATAATTCTAACCCATTCTCATGGAGACATACACCACGATCACAGAGCCATAGCAGCAGCAACAGTTGAATCAGCCAGGTTCAACTCTAACGTATTATCATATGAGATACCGCTTAGTAGAAATTTTGATCCAAAGGTTTTCTATGATATTTCAGACGTAGTTTATGAAAAGGTGGAATTGATTGAGATCTTTTGGTCACAACAATCCAAGCTGTATCTAAAGTCCAACGCAATCAAGGGTTTAGCAGAATACAGGGCATTACAGAGTCGACTAAATACAGAGGTAAGGTATGTAGAGGCCTTTGAGGTTCTCAAGCTCTGCTTTGACAAGGACTTTAAGCTGTTAACAGTGCCATATGTAAAAATAAAGAATTCAAATGCAGTGAAAGACATCAACGAAATTCTGGAGTTTGTATAACACAGGACAGCGAGCATGTGTGACATAGAATATGTCCCCTATGAGAAATTATACAGAACAAAGCGTCATGGGTTGGGGAAACCGTGGTTGGGTCGAGATAATTGAAACTATCTTAGAGGTTTGTGAAAGCGGTGCGCTAAAAACACATATCATGTACAAATGCAACCTTAATTCAAAACAAATATCACAGTATTTACAATTTCTTCTAAACCACGAATTGATTGAGAACATGATAGATGATCCATTCTCAAAACGAGCCGTTTTTAGAACAACTTCTGACTTGGGTAAAAAATACATGATAGCATATAAACGACTGGCAGATATTTTCAAACATTAGTTATTCATTAATCCTTGCATGAAATTTGCAATAATCAAATTTTCGTTAAAAAATATGGAACTATGTTCCATAGAATAGAACCAAATCATTTTTATGAT
Coding sequences within:
- a CDS encoding tetratricopeptide repeat protein yields the protein MQDITHETKKLSNVSPEAINTLYDDGKLLLCMGKYEEALQCYDRILEISPSSKRAEGYKGLALFKLKRHAEASQCYERALS
- a CDS encoding winged helix-turn-helix domain-containing protein, with protein sequence MRNYTEQSVMGWGNRGWVEIIETILEVCESGALKTHIMYKCNLNSKQISQYLQFLLNHELIENMIDDPFSKRAVFRTTSDLGKKYMIAYKRLADIFKH
- a CDS encoding PIG-L deacetylase family protein codes for the protein MNILAIGAHPDDIELGCGGLLIKAARQGHEVSMYTLTRGGAGGNPSERTDELRRSAEFIGAKHLWIDNFEDSKLSVTNELINHIEYFINKANPDIILTHSHGDIHHDHRAIAAATVESARFNSNVLSYEIPLSRNFDPKVFYDISDVVYEKVELIEIFWSQQSKLYLKSNAIKGLAEYRALQSRLNTEVRYVEAFEVLKLCFDKDFKLLTVPYVKIKNSNAVKDINEILEFV
- a CDS encoding spherulation-specific family 4 protein, yielding MKKHNRYRSYWLILIFSLILISSSLVITLSSKTLTNTATGTLVPTQIVSLHNTTRSTDLSARLGGNATGIYYPLYSLSELPQVLAAKQAFPNVPFMVNINPSSGPGSSASAAWATAITQLKSAGAVVTGYVPTGYGTGRTISNVEGMISSYNQFYPNMLDGIMFDEVSGSCSEFSFYQTVSNYARSLGYSYIRANPGSSICQTDVPLFNHIAIYESAGYPSESTLASNTYYPQYSKSVVGFGATVHTQPTYDPTWLHMATKYLKWVYITDQTEPNPYAVFPAYFNQYLTYLTILQKHHHFLSVNAVDTDGRPIHGMGIWLEMPSGDIIKKAFTPHTFTVKSDAQYRVVLANFREHVFDHWQDQTNNTDRHRIIFITGNTTLVGVYLEQSCHINQINKCNESDFCLPWDGLAWHNKDQDHCGTNRTQYFHR